A single Anatilimnocola floriformis DNA region contains:
- the rpiB gene encoding ribose 5-phosphate isomerase B yields MRLSVGSDHRGVPLKSELVPLLRSWGHEVADEGPNEAGSVDYPDYAAVVAGKVSRGEVDRGILVCGSGVGMAVTANKFPGVRSTIVPNEKVARLCVQHNNVNVLALSEEQIKEFPTLVKAWLEATFDGGRHATRVDKISACERAAHGGC; encoded by the coding sequence ATGCGTTTGTCCGTTGGTAGTGATCATCGCGGCGTGCCCCTCAAGAGTGAACTCGTGCCGCTGCTACGAAGCTGGGGGCACGAAGTTGCCGACGAAGGGCCCAACGAGGCCGGCAGCGTCGACTATCCGGACTATGCTGCCGTTGTTGCGGGCAAAGTCTCGCGTGGTGAAGTCGACCGCGGCATTCTCGTTTGCGGCAGCGGCGTGGGCATGGCAGTCACGGCGAACAAGTTTCCCGGCGTGCGGTCGACGATCGTGCCGAATGAAAAAGTCGCTCGGCTGTGCGTGCAGCACAACAACGTGAACGTGCTCGCTCTCTCGGAAGAGCAGATCAAGGAATTTCCGACGCTGGTCAAAGCCTGGCTGGAAGCGACCTTCGACGGTGGTCGCCATGCCACGCGCGTCGACAAGATTTCGGCCTGTGAACGGGCGGCCCACGGCGGCTGCTAA
- the rho gene encoding transcription termination factor Rho yields the protein MATFKNFRRDRDRRSDSSRSDSGPPRDGAPNSPGNPNLPKHVQRLREIEQEGEPLSMAEELADMMAHHREEAGTEERYEELKKSGFQIADLQKMTMSELMEEARKEKLEEVAGVRRQDLIFRILKERVKQSGLMYGEGTLEILPDGFGFLRSPDYHYLSCPDDIYVSPSQIRRFGLRTGCTVAGQIRPPKENERYFALLRVEAINFQDPSLASGRVTFDDLTPLHPDQRIVMEHDAEDVCTRVVDLVTPIGFGQRGLIVSPPRAGKTILMQRMAKAVLKNFPDAYVMMLLVDERPEEVTDMERQVKGRNCEVVSSTFDEASARHVQVAHMVLEKAKRLVECGIDVIIFLDSITRLARAWNSECVQSGKLLTGGLDANALQQPKRFFGSARKVEEGGSLTIIATALVETGSKMDDVIFEEFKGTGNLEIHLDRKLVDKRIWPAIDINKSGTRREEILMDPEEYKRVSLMRRVLADQNPPDAMDMLTQKLAKTKSNAEFLMSVSLK from the coding sequence ATGGCCACGTTCAAAAACTTCCGTCGCGACCGCGATCGTCGGTCCGATTCGTCTCGTTCCGATTCTGGTCCTCCCCGCGACGGTGCTCCCAATTCGCCGGGCAATCCGAATCTTCCTAAGCACGTCCAACGCCTGCGCGAGATCGAGCAGGAGGGCGAGCCGTTGTCGATGGCCGAAGAACTGGCCGACATGATGGCTCATCACCGGGAAGAGGCCGGCACGGAGGAGCGATATGAAGAACTGAAGAAGAGCGGCTTTCAAATCGCCGATCTGCAGAAGATGACGATGAGCGAGCTGATGGAAGAAGCTCGCAAAGAAAAGCTCGAAGAAGTGGCCGGCGTCCGGCGGCAGGATTTGATCTTTCGCATTCTCAAGGAGCGGGTCAAGCAAAGCGGCTTGATGTATGGCGAAGGGACGCTCGAAATTCTGCCCGATGGTTTCGGGTTTCTCCGCAGCCCTGATTACCACTATCTGTCGTGCCCAGACGATATCTACGTCTCGCCCAGCCAGATCCGCCGCTTTGGCTTGCGAACCGGTTGCACCGTCGCGGGCCAGATTCGGCCGCCCAAAGAAAACGAACGCTACTTCGCGCTGCTGCGCGTCGAAGCGATCAATTTTCAGGATCCGAGTCTAGCTTCGGGCCGGGTGACATTCGATGATCTCACTCCGTTGCATCCCGATCAGCGGATTGTGATGGAGCATGACGCCGAAGATGTTTGCACACGCGTGGTCGACCTCGTCACGCCGATCGGCTTTGGTCAACGCGGACTCATCGTCAGCCCACCGCGCGCCGGCAAGACGATCTTGATGCAGCGCATGGCCAAGGCGGTGCTGAAGAACTTTCCCGATGCCTACGTCATGATGCTACTTGTCGACGAACGACCGGAAGAAGTCACCGATATGGAGCGGCAAGTGAAAGGCCGCAACTGCGAAGTCGTTAGCAGCACGTTCGACGAAGCCAGCGCCCGTCACGTACAAGTCGCGCACATGGTTTTGGAAAAAGCCAAGCGGTTGGTCGAGTGCGGCATTGATGTCATCATCTTCTTGGACTCGATCACGCGGCTGGCCCGAGCCTGGAATAGTGAATGCGTGCAGTCCGGCAAGCTGCTCACCGGCGGTCTCGACGCCAATGCGTTGCAACAGCCCAAACGCTTCTTCGGTTCGGCTCGCAAGGTCGAAGAAGGTGGCTCGCTGACGATCATCGCCACGGCGCTCGTCGAAACCGGTAGCAAGATGGACGACGTGATCTTTGAAGAGTTCAAAGGCACTGGCAATCTCGAAATCCACCTCGACCGCAAACTGGTCGACAAGCGGATCTGGCCGGCCATCGACATCAACAAGAGCGGCACCCGCCGCGAAGAAATTTTGATGGACCCCGAGGAATACAAACGGGTCAGCCTGATGCGTCGAGTCCTCGCCGATCAAAACCCGCCCGATGCAATGGACATGCTCACGCAAAAGCTCGCAAAGACGAAGAGCAATGCGGAGTTTTTGATGAGCGTGAGTTTGAAGTAA